A part of Drosophila bipectinata strain 14024-0381.07 chromosome 3L, DbipHiC1v2, whole genome shotgun sequence genomic DNA contains:
- the mthl9 gene encoding probable G-protein coupled receptor Mth-like 9, whose product MPALWFIPLALGLSVGVAALEIATIDHPCAYADTVNITDGLRLKDGSYSYAGLVIPPNRIAEYSFKVIDGVQYRAKKHLRGCACLQKSCISFCCPPDLVFDSKNWNCTQPHQIRESTHVGLTYGNGSVENVRIKDRFLVRTELGCRNKFVDRKHENFWKWDLFENGTLFRDDRLWSTDEYCFSPLEHKPEQWELTPISCERFQTGYRVWIYAICCIIAIIIHIFIVSLLASVRDARKSHYGHLVILYLLCTIVGYSLLVYLALKNPVKLSKGSCRNIGFLAYTCIMLSFGFLAICSFDFLLKFRQKAMRNWVRQLWYTLTVLAIIGLRFAVSFAQDSKLPKHFKPGIGEDYCWFDVRLWGILIYFYTPIIILLVFSSVCCLKAYFSIYELPPDTQYILGNQLRIVKTHFYAFSAYIVGVFAVWIREIVVYTMARLREHFFIIDFWSGICILGLAIAGFILLLGKNLHVKSWWAINVESSQTDLSVINARVYKFDEKGDLKSPDSPYKATVTSL is encoded by the exons ATGCCAGCGCTGTGGTTTATACCTCTGGCTCTGGGGCTGTCCGTGGGCGTGGCGGCCCTGGAGATAGCCACCATCGATCACCCATGTGCCTACGCGGACACGGTGAACATCACGGATGGACTCCGTTTAAAGGACGGTTCGTACTCCTATGCTGGACTGGTAATTCCTCCCAACAGGATAGCAGAGTACAGTTTCAAG GTGATCGACGGAGTGCAGTACCGCGCCAAGAAGCACCTGCGCGGCTGCGCGTGCCTGCAGAAGTCGTGCATCAGCTTCTGCTGTCCCCCGGATCTGGTCTTTGACTCAAAGAACTGGAACTGCACGCAGCCCCACCAGATCCGGGAGTCCACCCATGTCGGGCTGACCTACGGCAATGGGTCGGTGGAGAATGTCCGCATCAAGGACCGATTCCTGGTGCGCACGGAACTGGGCTGCCGGAACAAGTTTGTGGATCGGAAGCACGAAAACTTCTGGAAGTGGGATCTATTCGAGAACGGCACGCTCTTCAGGGACGACCGGCTCTGGAGCACGGACGAGTACTGCTTCAGTCCCCTGGAGCACAAGCCCGAGCAGTGGGAGCTGACTCCGATCAGCTGCGAGCGATTCCAAACGGGCTATCGGGTCTGGATCTACGCCATAT GCTGTATTATCGCCATTATCATCCACATCTTTATCGTCTCCCTGCTGGCATCCGTGAGAGATGCCAGAAAGAGCCACTATGGACACTTGGTCATCTTGTACCTTCTTTGTACGATCGTTGGCTACTCCCTTCTGGTGTACTTGGCCCTGAAGAATCCTGTCAAGTTGTCCAAAGGGTCCTGCAGGAATATAG gctTTCTGGCATACACCTGCATCATGTTGTCCTTTGGATTCCTGGCGATTTGCAGCTTCGATTTTCTTCTTAAGTTCCGCCAGAAGGCTATGAGGAACTGGGTCCGCCAACTGTGGTATACCTTGACTGTTTTGGCCATCATTGGCCTGCGGTTTGCTGTGTCCTTTGCCCAGGATTCCAAGCTGCCAAAGCACTTCAAGCCTGGCATCGGAGAGGACTACTGCTGGTTTGATG TTCGTCTTTGGGGCATTTTAATATACTTCTATACGCCCATCATAATCCTGTTGGTGTTCAGCTCTGTGTGCTGCCTAAAGGCATACTTTTCCATATACGAACTGCCACCGGACACCCAGTACATTCTCGGAAATCAGTTGCGGATCGTGAAGACCCA CTTCTACGCATTCAGTGCCTATATAGTGGGTGTATTCGCCGTCTGGATTCGCGAAATAGTGGTCTACACAATGGCCAGGCTGCGGGAGCACTTCTTCATCATTGACTTCTGGAGCGGCATCTGCATCCTGGGACTGGCCATAGCTGGGTTCATCCTGTTGCTGGGAAAGAATCTTCACGTAAAGTCCTGGTGGGCCATTAATGT CGAGTCCAGCCAGACAGACCTAAGTGTCATCAATGCTCGAGTCTACAAATTCGATGAGAAAGGAGACCTGAAATCTCCAG ATTCTCCCTACAAGGCTACAGTCACATCACTATAG
- the mthl8 gene encoding probable G-protein coupled receptor Mth-like 8 — translation MAQFLLLVLLGILSRHSSLGFHEETRYPCAFIDTANITGTPGSVGGNVTYFYNWTPIPQHLVAVYDFVIENGIRIPARKHLRACVCRIKPCVRICCPSGQLYDADTRLCSVPRKGLPTLPTHSHMEVQLLNGSLQQLELGPAFSIHIDTPCKHMKPVTKASEYVHWTLHENGTVSHRGHVFSKHYCFTPLLLGNSTWDWQPLACAPEKFHFVLGVREWTYAICLLISIISMFIVLMVYLLCSEMRNSFYGVAIKAYSICMILGYALLAYLTLHNPSNLSNAACRILPSLTLMYLVLSFYILSFISFKLYLSFHGVVFTKLMFWLIFTPIVIIAIGWSFYVGFSYYGARLVFGGDTCWFDPRNWSIMLYLYAPVFVACAISGFFYILSLIYISEQPEIETEKRFESIERNRFRSFWKYFVYTAVVWFVWVCSFAFNYYREERSHLNYAVCFCSAFHGFAALYALIGKNQQIQNFLRRIDNEEDTCENSVPLSSFG, via the exons ATGGCGCAGTTCCTTCTTCTGGTTCTTTTGGGCATCCTCTCGAGGCACAGTAGTCTGGGCTTCCACGAGGAAACTCGCTATCCTTGCGCCTTCATTGACACTGCTAACATCACCGGCACTCCGGGAAGTGTCGGCGGCAATGTGACCTACTTCTACAACTGGACACCGATCCCCCAACACTTGGTTGCCGTCTACGACTTTGTCATCGAGAATGGAATCCGCATCCCGGCTAGAAAGCATCTCCGCGCCTGCGTCTGCCGTATAAAGCCCTGTGTCAGGATCTGCTGCCCGAGCGGACAGCTCTACGACGCGGACACCAGACTGTGTTCGGTTCCCAGAAAGGGACTTCCCACTCTGCCGACCCACAGTCACATGGAGGTCCAGCTCCTCAACGGCAGTCTCCAGCAGCTGGAGCTGGGCCCGGCTTTCAGTATTCACATCGACACTCCCTGCAAGCACATGAAGCCGGTCACCAAGGCTTCCGAGTACGTGCACTGGACCCTTCATGAG AACGGAACGGTCAGCCATCGGGGTCACGTCTTCTCCAAGCACTACTGTTTCACGCCCCTGCTCCTGGGCAACTCCACCTGGGACTGGCAGCCGCTGGCCTGTGCTCCCGAGAAGTTCCACTTTGTGCTGGGAGTACGGGAGTGGACCTATGCCATAT GTCTTCTGATCTCCATAATATCCATGTTTATTGTACTAATGGTGTATCTGCTGTGCTCGGAGATGCGCAACAGCTTCTACGGTGTAGCCATCAAGGCCTACTCGATCTGCATGATCTTGGGATATGCTCTCTTGGCTTATCTGACGCTCCACAACCCCTCGAACCTCTCCAATGCCGCCTGTCGTATCCTAC CTAGCTTGACCCTGATGTACTTGGTCTTATCCTTCTACATTTTGAGCTTCATCTCCTTCAAGCTCTACCTGAGCTTCCATGGCGTGGTCTTCACGAAGCTCATGTTCTGGCTGATCTTCACCCCCATCGTGATAATTGCCATCGGTTGGTCCTTCTATGTGGGATTCAGCTACTACGGAGCTCGGCTGGTCTTTGGGGGAGATACCTGCTGGTTTGATC CTCGTAACTGGTCCATCATGCTCTACTTGTACGCCCCTGTGTTTGTGGCTTGTGCCATCAGCGGATTCTTCTACATCCTCAGCTTGATTTACATCAGCGAACAGCCGGAGATTGAGACAGAGAAGAGGTTCGAGTCCATTGAAAGGAACCGCTTCCGATCCTTCTGGAAGTACTTTGTCTACACGGCGGTGGTCTGGTTCGTGTGGGTTTGCTCCTTCGCCTTCAACTACTACAGGGAGGAGAGGTCGCATCTCAACTATGCCGTCTGCTTCTGTTCG GCTTTCCATGGATTCGCCGCCCTTTATGCCCTGATTGGAAAAAACCAGCAAATTCAAAACTTTTTGCGGCGCATTGACAA CGAGGAAGACACCTGCGAAAACTCTGTACCCCTGTCGAGTTTCGGTTGA